ACTTTCTCTCGCTCTTAGTTTTCCGATATCATCCTGTGTGTCTTCTCTCTTGTCTATGTTCATGCGTCCAGTTACCAAAACGTTTTGGTAAATTTATATTATCATCCTCTATTTTAAAAATCAACAACGTTTTGGTAAATTGTCAATAAAATTCATGTACTGCAAAAACTGCGGTTGAATTTTACAGCAGACAAGCCTTTCTTTCCATACTTCCATCCGGCGAAACAAAAACACCGGCAAATCTGTTTATATTGGTATTGAACGATTTGTAGTAAATAAAGTATAATGTCCATAAGCTCATTTTGACACCTATCAAAATACAAAGAAAGGAACACTATGAAAACAGGACTTGTAGTAGAAGGCGGTGGTATGAAATGCGCATACAGTGCCGGCATTCTGGATAAATTTTTAGACGATGATATCACATTTTCCTACTGCATCGGCGTATCTGCGGGTGCTGCAAATACGCTGTCTTATCTTGCAGGGCAGCGGGGACGTAATCTCCGTTTTTATACGGAACATCTAAGTGATCCGCGCTACTTAAGCGTACGAAGTTTAGTACATACTGGAAACTTATTCGGTCTGCAGTATATTTACGGGACACTGACAAATTCCGATGGGGCAGATCCGCTTGATTACTCTGCCGTCATGGAAAATCCGGCTGAATTTTATATGACTGCAACCGATGCAGCAACCGGGCGTGCAGCTTATTTTTCCAAATACGACATTGTCCGTGACGACTACCGTGCTGTTATGGCAAGCTGCGCCCTGCCTGGTTTCTGCCGTCCTGTAAAAGTAGGGGACCGTTACTATTACGACGGCGGTGTTGCCGATTCGATTCCGCTGCACCATGCGATCGAACAAGGCTGTACCAAAATGGTCGTTATCCTCTCAAATCCAAGGAACTTCGTAAAAAAACCAGAGGCACACCGCCCGCTGTATAAACATATGCTGCATAAATATCCGAAAACAATCCAAAGCATCGACAACCGGCATATTAATTATCAGGCATCCATCGACCTTGCCTGCCGGCTAGAAAAAGAAGGCTATGTTTTTATCTTTGCACCAAGCCGCCATATGCCGCTTAGTACTTTTTCCAAGGATGCTGCCTTAGAACAGGATCTTTATGATCTCGGAGTTGCAGATTATGAAGCCCGCGCAGAAGAGTTGAAACATTTTTTGAACTAATTTATTTTACAAATAAAAGGACTTTTACCACTATGACCAAAGATCTTACCACCGGAAAAATTATGCCGATCCTGATCCGCTTTACGATTCCTCTCGTGCTCGGCAACCTGTTCCAGCTTACCTACAATGCCGTAGACAGTATCATTGTCGGGCATTTTGTCGGAAAAGAAGCACTTGCCGCTGTCGGCATCTGCAATCCGATCTCCACTCTGATGATCCTGTTTTTAAACGGACTGTGCATGGGTGCCAGCATTTTAATGGGAATGCAGTATGGGGCAAAAGATTATGACACGCTGCACCGCCAGATCAGTACCACCATGCTCTCCGGCGTTATTTTTTCATTTGTCTTATCCATAGCATGTATCCTGTTTGCAAGACCGATCCTGATCTTAATGCAGGCAGATGCAAGTATTCTATCCCTCACAACAGAATACTTACAGATCATCTTTTTAGGATTGGTCTTTACTTTTCTGTACAACTTTTTTTCGAGCACACTGCGTGCACTCGGTGACAGCAATACCCCCCTTTATTTTCTGATGATCAGTGCCGTCTTAAATATTTTAGGGGATCTGTTTTTTGTTGTCGTGTTGAAAGCCGGAAGTAACGGATGTGCAGTATCCACAGTGCTTAGCGAAGCCTTATGCTGCATTTTCTGTATCATCTATATCCAGAAAAAAGTACCTCTGCTCCGGCTCGGAAAGAAATGGCTGGTATTTGACCGCTCGCTCTTAATGCGCACGATCGCCTACGGCTGGACATCCGCACTACAGCAGGCAACTGTACAGCTTGGAAAACTCGGCATCCAGGCAATCGTTAACACCATGGGTGTTTCGGTTGCAGCCGCATTTGCGATCGTAAACAGAATTGACGACTTTGCCTACACACCGGAACAGAATATTGCGCATGCCATGACTGCCCTGATGGCACAGAATAAAGGTGCCGGAAAAAAAGACCGCATGCGGGAAGGATTCCGCTGCGGTATGATTCTTGAAATTATATACGGGCTTATTGTATTTGCACTCTGCTTTTTATTTGCAAGAGAATTTATGCTCTGCTTTATCAAAGATGAGGAAGTCATCGGTCACGGCGTTATTTACCTTCACCTGATTTCCCTGATGTATGTCCTGCCGGCTGTCACAAACGGTATTCAGGGATATTTCCGTGGCATCGGAGATTTAAAGATCACACTTATCAGCAGTTTTGTAAACATGGGTGTACGCGTACTTGCCGCTGCACCACTTGTCCTGAAAATGCATCTTGGTATTGAGGCACTTCCATATTCCTATCTTGCAGGCTGGATCGCCATGCTGATCGTGGAGTTACCGCTTTTGCTGCGCAAAGTGCACAGCAAATAAACAAGAAAAAAGGACTCTATCCGTTTTGGGGATAAAGTCCTTCTTTTTCTATTTTGTATCTATACAATTATCTCTTCAGGCACATTGTCTGATTCTCTCGCTACCATCCACAATCTGTCACTTTACGCGCGCAGTCAGATGGTCTCCTTCCACGTCAATCAGGATCGTATCGCCTTCCCTTACCTCATCTGCAAGAATCAGTTTTGCAGAAAGTGTCTCCACATGTTTCTGTAAGAAACGCTTTAACGGTCTTGCACCGTAAACCGGATCGTATCCGTTGTCCACGATATACTGCTTTGCTGCATCTGTCAGCTCCACAGTGATCTCACGGTCAGAAAGACGTTTGTTGAGATCTGTGATCAGAAGGTTGATGATGTTGCCGATATTGCCTTTTGTGAGTGGCTTGAACATGATGATCTCATCGAGACGGTTCAAAAATTCCGGACGGAAGTGTCCTCTCAGTTCATTCATGACTGCCTCTTCACACTCCGGATTGATATCTCCGTTATCATCAATTCCTTCGAGCAGATGCGCCGAACCAAGGTTTGACGTCATAATAATGATCGTGTTTTTAAAGTCCACAGTCCTGCCCTGTGAATCGGTGATACGTCCATCATCAAGTACCTGTAACAGCACATTGAATACATCCGGATGTGCTTTTTCCACCTCATCAAACAGTACAACGGAATATGGTTTTCTGCGGACTGCCTCGGTAAGCTGACCACCCTCATCGTATCCGACATATCCTGGAGGCGCTCCGATTAAACGGGAGACGGAATATTTCTCCATATACTCACTCATATCAAGACGTACCATGTTAGACTCGTCATCAAACAGGCTTGCCGCAAGTGCCTTTGCAAGCTCCGTCTTACCAACACCGGTAGGTCCTAAGAACAGGAACGAACCGATCGGCTTTGTCGGATCTTTGATTCCTGCTTTGGAACGGATGATCGCTTCTGTAACCTTTGTGACCCCCTCATCCTGTCCGATGACACGTTTGTGCAGTTCCTCATCGAGATGAAGTGTTTTGTTTCTCTCACTCTCCGTCAGTTTTGCAACGGGGATACCGGTCCAGCGGGAAATAATACGTGCAATCTCCTCCTCGCTGACATTTTCATGTACCAGAGAAAGATCACGGTTCTTTACTTCCTCTTCTTCGGCTTCCAACTGTTTTTCTAACTGCGGCAATTTGCCATACTGCAATTCTGCTGCTTTTTCCAGATCATAATTCTGCTGTGCGGTCTTGATCTCATTTTTGACTGTCTCGATCTCCTCACGCAGTTTCTGGACTTTTTCTACCGATTTCTTTTCATTTTCCCACTGCGCTTTTTTCGTATTAAACGTATCGCGCAGTTCTGCCAATTCTTTCTGCAGGTCAGCGAGACGCTCCTGACTTAACCTGTCTGTTTCTTTCTTTAATGCGGTTTCCTCAATCTCAAGCTGCATGACACGACGGTTTAATTCATCAAGTTCTGTCGGCATGGAATCAAGTTCTGTCTTGATCAGGGCACATGCCTCATCCACAAGGTCGATCGCTTTATCCGGCAGGAAACGGTCGGAAATATAACGGTTTGAGAGCACTGCTGCCGATACTAATGCAGAGTCTGTGATCTTTACACCGTGGAACACTTCGTAGCGTTCCTTTAAACCACGCAGAATGGAGATCGTATCCTCAACTGTCGGCTCATCCACCATGACCGGCTGGAATCTTCGCTCTAACGCTGCATCTTTTTCAATATATTCACGATATTCATCAAGTGTCGTTGCACCGATACAATGCAGTTCACCACGCGCAAGCATAGGTTTTAACAGCTGTCCGGCATCCATTGCGCCGTCCGTTTTTCCGGCTCCGACGATCGTGTGCAGCTCATCGATAAACAGGATGATCTGTCCGTCGGAATTTTTGATATCATCAAGAACCGCTTTCAAACGCTCCTCAAATTCACCGCGGTATTTTGCCCCTGCCACCAGGGCACCCATATCCAGTGCAAATAATTTTTTGTCCTTTAATCCTTCCGGGACATCACCTTTTACGATACGCTGTGCAAGTCCCTCTACCACTGCGGTCTTACCTACACCAGGTTCACCGATCAGAACCGGGTTGTTTTTCGTCTTACGGGAAAGGATGCGGACTACATTACGGATCTCATCATCACGTCCGATGACCGGATCAAGTTTCTGCTCTTTTGCACGCGCTACCATATCGTAACCGTATTTTTCAAGAGTATCATAAGTAGCTTCCGGATTGTCCGAAACAACACGCTGGTTGCCGCGCACGGTTGAGAGTGCCTGTAAAAACCGGTCTCTCGTGATCCCATACTCTTTGAAGATCTCCTTCATCGCCTTGTTCGGATATTTTAACAGTGCAAGGAATAAATGCTCTACGGAAACATATTCGTCTCCCATCTGCTTTGCCTCGTCCTCTGCATGGATCAGCACTTTATTTAAGTCCTGTCCGACATAGACCTGACCGCCGGATACCTTTACCCTTGCTGCGAGATGTTTTTTGGCGTTATCCAGGAAATGCTCTTTCTGGATATCCATTTTTTCTATCAATTTTAAAATCAGTCCGTCTTCCTGCTGCAGCAATGCAACAAGCAGATGTTCCTGCTCGATTTCCTGATTGCCATATTCATATGCAAGTTTTTCACAATCATTGATCGCTTCTACGGACTTCTGTGTAAATTTCTGAATGTTCATATATCTTCCTCCCTCTTATTCAATTGTGGTCCAAACTGGACATCTATATCAAATGATGGAGAACCATCATGAGTTTTCTTACTTATTTCTTTTATTTCTTTTATTTCTATTTTTTCTGTTTACAATTTGTGTTATACACCTGATTGTTAGCACTGTCAAGAGGTGAGTGCTAATTATTTTATAAAAAAAATATAAACTGTCCTGCGAATACGATATGCTCTGCATCCGCAGGACTTTTTCCCTCACAATCCCCTATTCTTCTATCCGGATCACATCTTTCAGCACATAATGAAACGAAGGTGCAGACGCAAACTCATTCTCCGTATATCCCTGATTCAGATCATAAGTATCGTCCGGGTCATCCGGATCTGCCCCGACATAATCTCCCCGGAACACATCCAGTTTCCCCTGCTCAAACTGCCGGATCACTTCCTGCATTTTTTCCGCTGTGCCATCCGCAGCCGTAATTTCATTTAACTCTAACATCTGCACCCAGTCTTCTTCAAAACCGGCACCAATATCATTTCCATTGACAGTTCCTTTGATACTTTTCTCAATCACACGGTCGTTTAAAACTGCATCCACAGCTCCCATCATATAGGGTTCCCAGTTGATCTTGCATCCGGTGAGATAAGTGGTCGGCGCCACATCTTCCATACTCTGATTATAACTTACCAGATAAACCGGGGTCCCCGCAGCAGTTTCCTCACACGCGGTAGCCGGGCCTGCGGTATCCGAATGCTGTGATATGATCACACAGCCCTCATCGATCAGGTCTTTGGCATACTTTTTTTCCGTCCGATAATCATTCCATTTATTGGTATAACGCACTGTCATCACCGCATCCGGTACGACTGATCTCACTCCGAGCAAAAATGCCGTATATCCGGAGATCACCTCCGCATAAGGATAGGCTGCAACATATCCGATCTTTGCCTGCTGCTCTGTGATCACGCCTTCTTTGATCAGTTCTTTCATTTTCATCCCGGCTGCCACTCCCGCCGTATATCTTCCCTGATAAATTTTTCCCATAAATGTATGATAATTTTTTAAAACAGGTTCTTCATTTGCATTCGCACATGTTGCCATACAAAACTCGATCCCGGGATATTTTTCTGCAAACTCCTTCGTAACGGTTCCATAATTATAACTGGTCGTAAAAATCAGGTCACACCCGGCATCCACAAGCTGCTGTAAGTACTCTGATTCCGTTCCCTCCGCAACATTATTGAGTGCAATGACTTTTACCTGATCCATGTATTTTGTCTGGATTGCCTCCTGCGCATCAATAAAATTGCTGGTATATGCGGTACTCGCATCTCCAACATACACAAAACCAACAGTGATCTCTTTTTCTTCGTCTCTCAGAAAGTATACAGATGCCGACACAAAAGCAATCACAATCAGACAGGTGCACAATGTCACAAGATATACTTTTTTCACTCTACTCCTCCTCTTTTTCCCTGCTATGATCTGCATGTGCATGTTCTTTGTACAGACTGCATATGTCAATCTTTCCATTGTCAATCAGTCCTAACATAACATCGACAAGTCCTGGATCAAACTGCGTTCCCCTTCCATTTTTCAGTTCCTGTATCACATAGGTCATATCCAACTGTTTCCGGTAAACGCGATTCACCGTCATTGCATCAAATGTATCTGCAATTCCGATAATTCTGGCATTGATCGGGATTTCTTCTCCTTTTAACCCGTGCACATATCCTTTTCCATCATATCTTTCATGATGATATAAGGCACCCTCTTCCACATGGTCTACGATCGTGAAACTTTTTAAGATTTCCGCACCTTTTGTCACATGCGATTTCATAATTCCATATTCCTCGTCCGTTAATTTTCCCGGCTTATTTAAAATCCGATCGGGAATACCGATTTTTCCGATATCATGTAAAAGCGCTGCCCTTTTCAGATCCTCACAGCTTTTCTCATCAAACCCAAGTTCTTTTGCGATCAGTACGGAATATTCTGCCACACGCTCAGAATGCTGACTCGTCCTTACATCTTTAGCGTCTACCGTCTTAGCAATCGTAAGTACCGTCTCATTCCCCATTTCCAGCTTCTTTTTTACCAGTTCAATCTCCTTTTTCTGAAGATTGATCACTCTCTGCACCTGTGTATGAAAAATCATCCAGGTCAGATAAGCTACTGCTAACGCAAACACTGCCACTATATAAACCACAAACCACCAGTGATCGTAGATCTCTGCCTTTTTTTCAATGGTATACACACTTTCCACTACCGGCTTCTGTCCCTTATGATCCAGCACCGCAATATGAAACTTATAGGTTCCTACCGGAAGATTTGTATAAATCACACTGGACATCTCACTTTGGGACATCACCTGCGGCTCACTGTCATACCCCTCTAAGTAAACACTTACATAAGGGAGATTCACGGAATAATTGATAATTTCCGGAAATATCTCAAGCTTTTCTGCTCCCCTTTCCAGATAGATCACCTCTCCACGTCTGACAAAATGCGATACATCATCTATTTTTACGGATTTCATCTGCATACGGTAGGAACGGACAGAAACCTCATAATTTTTAAGATTCATACAAATCACTCCCGTATCTGTGGAAAAATAGAAATTCATATCTTCATCTACATAATTCCATGCATTTGGTGTCAGCGCCCGGTTAATCCCGGCATCACTGTTTAACAGTTTATACTCTAATTTCCTCCCGGACAAAAGCTCCTCTTTATCCACAACATAGATCCCCGCTGACCCTGGTATAAACAAAGTATGGTCGATTCCCTCCACAATATCATAATTATTATAATAAGGAAATTTATCAAGACTCCTGATTTTTCCTTCCGTATCCATGTAACAGATTCCATTACTTGTTACAATAAATACACCTCCATCCTCATTTTTCACCATACGGAGGATCACCTCTGAGCTTAATCCATCCTCTTTGTTGTAAACATCATTCACTTTTCCATTTTTTATCACCGCGATTCCATTTCCATCCGTACCGGCAAATATGGTTCCGTCTTCCTGTTCTAATACACAAAGAATCTTCGGTATCGTAAGTCCATCTGATTCACCGGTCACTTTTGTAATCTCCCCGTCCCGGATAAACGTAAGTCCCGCATCTCCTGCCGCAAGTATCGTTCCGTTTTTTAGTTCTTCGACGGTACGGTATTTATTACCATTTGCCCCACTGGCATTGTCATAGACAAAAGTCTCTCCTTTTGCTGTAATCTCATAAATGCCCTTTCCCGTTGTGCAGATCCACAAGTTTCCACAGCTGTCTGTCCGAAGACATCGTATTCTTGTGCCAGCTAAGGTTTCCGTAATATCATCCGTATATTCTTCTCCGGTTTCTTCATCCATTACCTCTAATCCACTGTCCGTTCCTATATAAAACCTGTTCTGCCATTTCGTAACTGAATTAACAACCTGATTTTCCTGTATAGCTCCTGTCTGTAACAATGTAAATACTGACTTACATAAACGAAGAACGCCAAGCCTTGATGATGTAAACCAGAGATTTCCCTGATAATCCATCAGCACATGATCAATCGAACTGTTAAATGTATCTGTATTTATCATTTTAAAATCTGTCTGTTCCACAAAATATCCCACTCCGTTATCGGCACAGACAAACATGGCTCCGTCATCTAAAAAATACAGTGACTTTATATTGGATAATTCTTCACAGCCTTTCGTTTCCCTGTATTTCCACTCTCCCGTATCACAGCCATAGCAAAGTATCTCATTCTGTGAAGTTCCGGCATACAAAAGCCCGTTTTCATCAAACTTACAGCAGGAAAAATCAGCTCCCTCGGATGGCTCCACAACATCCGTGATCTTTCCCTGCCTGATAAAATACAGTTTTCCATCATCGGTTACCGCTGCAACTGTTCCATTTGCATCTGCATCCATACTTTTTACATACACAATATCTTCCATCGTCTTTTTCACATTTAACCCACCTGCTAATGTGACAATGGAAAGTGCCCCGGCTGTTCCAACATAATAATTTCCATCTGCGCACTGTGTAATACAGCGCACCGAATCCGATGCAAGTCCCTGTTTTTCAGTAATAACATTTGCAACCGTATCATTGATAAAGATGGAAAGTCCGCTGTCATTCGTTCCAACCCACAGTCTGCCTTCCTCATCCGTATACAGACAGTTCACGGTTTTTATCGATTCATATTCATTGATCCATTGAAATTTTGTGCCATTATACCGGTACAGCCCGCCATATGTTCCAATCCATAAAACGCCATCCTTCGTCTGCACAATATCATTGGCACATCCACCCGGTATTCCATTTTCCCTGCCATAAACAGTCTGAAGATAACTACTGTAATCTTCCTGTTCTGTAACTGTTTTTGCCGTTACTGTCTCTCCCCGGATCATGCCAAGCACCAATATACAAAGAAACATCATGAGCAAAGTATGCTGTCTTTTAGATACAATTTTTTTTTGAACCAATTTTATAAGAGAAAATACTAAGACGATCGTTATAACCTTATCAAGAAAATCAAGATAAAACTGTCCCATACAGTGACTGAAAAAGCTGTTGAATCCAACTTTTTCCATAGACTCAATAACACCGTCTCCCCAGATATTCTGCGTAGAACCATCACAATACAGATAGTTAAATGGGACAGAAAGTGTCACCGATAAAACCGCTACTAAAAAACTTGTTGAAAGTACTCCATAAAGATTTTTTAAAAATCCTTTTTTCACACATATGCCGGTCGTTATGCCGACCATGGCACTGACCACTGCGTAAAACATATTTGTCCAGGAATATAAAATCCCATAGGTAAGATTTACCGTCATCCCGACCATAGCTGCACAGAAAGGTCCCAGCACATACGCCGCCGTTACTGTTCCAAAAGAATCAAGCCACAACGGCAGCTGCAGCCTGTCAGACAAAATCCTGCCGGCAAAATTTATCACTATACATCCAAGTACAAACGTGCTGATCACATACCATTTATTATTTTTCATAACCTTTTCCTCATGTGTACATCAATAACACAGGTGCTATTGCTTTATCCCAGGTAACTCTACTAATATTTTAACAAAAACCGGTAAAAAGACAACTGTTTCCGTTGATTTCATACATTAATTTTTTAATGTACGAAAGTACCGGGTTACAGGATTTCTATTTCATTTAAAATTACAATATGTTAGAATAAAGCAATCACTGTAACTTATCGAATGAAAATGGTTAAAAAATACCGTACAGGTATGGAGAATAATGTGCAATGGAGGAATATCATGGAACATCAGACAAATTCATGCTTTACAGATTATTCCTGTAAAGATTTTATCACCGTTTTATCCGGCAAGTCTCCGGTTCCGGGAGGCGGAGGTGCCGCTGCCCTCGCCGGCGCGATCGGTATCGCTCTTGGAAATATGGTCGGGAGTCTTACCGTTGGAAAAAAGACCTATGCCGCTGTGGAAGAGGATATCATTCAATGTAAGAAAAAAGCAGACGACATCACAGCACGGCTTTTAGTTCTCGTGGAAAAAGACGCCAAAGCTTTTGAACCGTTAAGTGCCGCCTACGGCATGCCAAAAAGCACACCGGAAGAAATTGAAAAAAAGGCAGAAGTAATGGAAGCCGCCTTAGTGGGAGCCTGCGAAGTTCCACTTGAGATCATGCGGACCTGCGCAGAGGCGATCGATCTGATTGAAACCTTTGCCGAAAAGGGCAGTAAAATTGCCATCAGCGATGCCGGTGTCGGCGCCACGCTGCTAAAATCTGCTCTTCAGGGGGCATCCTTAAACATCTACATCAACACAAAATCCATGGCTGACAAAGAAGCTGCCACTTCCTATAATAAAGAGGCAGACATGCTGCGTGAAAAATATGAAAAAAAAGCGGACGAAATTTTTCAATCTGTCTGCAATAAAATCCGCTAAATCGGAAAACCATATATTTTTTCATCCGCTATTTGGTGACGATATCAACTGAATCAACAGAATTAAAACATCATTATTATATGGAGGTACCTATGGCTAAATTATTATCAGGAAAAGAAGTTACCGCTTCTTTAAATGAAGAGATCCGTAAAAAAGTAGAGACACTGAACGCACACCAGATCACACCAAAACTTGGCATCATCCGCATTGGTGAAAGAGAAGATGATATTTCTTACGAGCGCGGTGCGACTAAACGCTGTGAAACTCTTGGCGTTTCCTATGAAAAATTTCTGCTTCCGGAAAATGCCTCAGAGGAAATGGTTTTAAATACGATCGCACAGGTAAACGAAGCAGATGACATTCACGGCGTATTACTCTTCCGCCCTCTGCCTCGTCATTTAGATGAAAATAAGATCATCAATGCACTCGCGGCAGAAAAGGACATCGACGGCATTACTGACCGTTCCATGGCTTCTGTTTTTCTCGGAAAACAGGGTGGTTTCGCACCATGCACACCGAGTGCCTGCATGAAGATTTTAGATCATTATAGCATCGACTGCACCGGTAAAAAAGCGGTTGTAATCGGCAGAAGCCCTGTCGTTGGAAAACCAGCCGCCATGAT
The Roseburia rectibacter DNA segment above includes these coding regions:
- a CDS encoding patatin-like phospholipase family protein translates to MKTGLVVEGGGMKCAYSAGILDKFLDDDITFSYCIGVSAGAANTLSYLAGQRGRNLRFYTEHLSDPRYLSVRSLVHTGNLFGLQYIYGTLTNSDGADPLDYSAVMENPAEFYMTATDAATGRAAYFSKYDIVRDDYRAVMASCALPGFCRPVKVGDRYYYDGGVADSIPLHHAIEQGCTKMVVILSNPRNFVKKPEAHRPLYKHMLHKYPKTIQSIDNRHINYQASIDLACRLEKEGYVFIFAPSRHMPLSTFSKDAALEQDLYDLGVADYEARAEELKHFLN
- a CDS encoding MATE family efflux transporter, translated to MTKDLTTGKIMPILIRFTIPLVLGNLFQLTYNAVDSIIVGHFVGKEALAAVGICNPISTLMILFLNGLCMGASILMGMQYGAKDYDTLHRQISTTMLSGVIFSFVLSIACILFARPILILMQADASILSLTTEYLQIIFLGLVFTFLYNFFSSTLRALGDSNTPLYFLMISAVLNILGDLFFVVVLKAGSNGCAVSTVLSEALCCIFCIIYIQKKVPLLRLGKKWLVFDRSLLMRTIAYGWTSALQQATVQLGKLGIQAIVNTMGVSVAAAFAIVNRIDDFAYTPEQNIAHAMTALMAQNKGAGKKDRMREGFRCGMILEIIYGLIVFALCFLFAREFMLCFIKDEEVIGHGVIYLHLISLMYVLPAVTNGIQGYFRGIGDLKITLISSFVNMGVRVLAAAPLVLKMHLGIEALPYSYLAGWIAMLIVELPLLLRKVHSK
- the clpB gene encoding ATP-dependent chaperone ClpB, translated to MNIQKFTQKSVEAINDCEKLAYEYGNQEIEQEHLLVALLQQEDGLILKLIEKMDIQKEHFLDNAKKHLAARVKVSGGQVYVGQDLNKVLIHAEDEAKQMGDEYVSVEHLFLALLKYPNKAMKEIFKEYGITRDRFLQALSTVRGNQRVVSDNPEATYDTLEKYGYDMVARAKEQKLDPVIGRDDEIRNVVRILSRKTKNNPVLIGEPGVGKTAVVEGLAQRIVKGDVPEGLKDKKLFALDMGALVAGAKYRGEFEERLKAVLDDIKNSDGQIILFIDELHTIVGAGKTDGAMDAGQLLKPMLARGELHCIGATTLDEYREYIEKDAALERRFQPVMVDEPTVEDTISILRGLKERYEVFHGVKITDSALVSAAVLSNRYISDRFLPDKAIDLVDEACALIKTELDSMPTELDELNRRVMQLEIEETALKKETDRLSQERLADLQKELAELRDTFNTKKAQWENEKKSVEKVQKLREEIETVKNEIKTAQQNYDLEKAAELQYGKLPQLEKQLEAEEEEVKNRDLSLVHENVSEEEIARIISRWTGIPVAKLTESERNKTLHLDEELHKRVIGQDEGVTKVTEAIIRSKAGIKDPTKPIGSFLFLGPTGVGKTELAKALAASLFDDESNMVRLDMSEYMEKYSVSRLIGAPPGYVGYDEGGQLTEAVRRKPYSVVLFDEVEKAHPDVFNVLLQVLDDGRITDSQGRTVDFKNTIIIMTSNLGSAHLLEGIDDNGDINPECEEAVMNELRGHFRPEFLNRLDEIIMFKPLTKGNIGNIINLLITDLNKRLSDREITVELTDAAKQYIVDNGYDPVYGARPLKRFLQKHVETLSAKLILADEVREGDTILIDVEGDHLTARVK
- a CDS encoding BMP family ABC transporter substrate-binding protein; amino-acid sequence: MKKVYLVTLCTCLIVIAFVSASVYFLRDEEKEITVGFVYVGDASTAYTSNFIDAQEAIQTKYMDQVKVIALNNVAEGTESEYLQQLVDAGCDLIFTTSYNYGTVTKEFAEKYPGIEFCMATCANANEEPVLKNYHTFMGKIYQGRYTAGVAAGMKMKELIKEGVITEQQAKIGYVAAYPYAEVISGYTAFLLGVRSVVPDAVMTVRYTNKWNDYRTEKKYAKDLIDEGCVIISQHSDTAGPATACEETAAGTPVYLVSYNQSMEDVAPTTYLTGCKINWEPYMMGAVDAVLNDRVIEKSIKGTVNGNDIGAGFEEDWVQMLELNEITAADGTAEKMQEVIRQFEQGKLDVFRGDYVGADPDDPDDTYDLNQGYTENEFASAPSFHYVLKDVIRIEE
- a CDS encoding HD domain-containing phosphohydrolase; its protein translation is MKNNKWYVISTFVLGCIVINFAGRILSDRLQLPLWLDSFGTVTAAYVLGPFCAAMVGMTVNLTYGILYSWTNMFYAVVSAMVGITTGICVKKGFLKNLYGVLSTSFLVAVLSVTLSVPFNYLYCDGSTQNIWGDGVIESMEKVGFNSFFSHCMGQFYLDFLDKVITIVLVFSLIKLVQKKIVSKRQHTLLMMFLCILVLGMIRGETVTAKTVTEQEDYSSYLQTVYGRENGIPGGCANDIVQTKDGVLWIGTYGGLYRYNGTKFQWINEYESIKTVNCLYTDEEGRLWVGTNDSGLSIFINDTVANVITEKQGLASDSVRCITQCADGNYYVGTAGALSIVTLAGGLNVKKTMEDIVYVKSMDADANGTVAAVTDDGKLYFIRQGKITDVVEPSEGADFSCCKFDENGLLYAGTSQNEILCYGCDTGEWKYRETKGCEELSNIKSLYFLDDGAMFVCADNGVGYFVEQTDFKMINTDTFNSSIDHVLMDYQGNLWFTSSRLGVLRLCKSVFTLLQTGAIQENQVVNSVTKWQNRFYIGTDSGLEVMDEETGEEYTDDITETLAGTRIRCLRTDSCGNLWICTTGKGIYEITAKGETFVYDNASGANGNKYRTVEELKNGTILAAGDAGLTFIRDGEITKVTGESDGLTIPKILCVLEQEDGTIFAGTDGNGIAVIKNGKVNDVYNKEDGLSSEVILRMVKNEDGGVFIVTSNGICYMDTEGKIRSLDKFPYYNNYDIVEGIDHTLFIPGSAGIYVVDKEELLSGRKLEYKLLNSDAGINRALTPNAWNYVDEDMNFYFSTDTGVICMNLKNYEVSVRSYRMQMKSVKIDDVSHFVRRGEVIYLERGAEKLEIFPEIINYSVNLPYVSVYLEGYDSEPQVMSQSEMSSVIYTNLPVGTYKFHIAVLDHKGQKPVVESVYTIEKKAEIYDHWWFVVYIVAVFALAVAYLTWMIFHTQVQRVINLQKKEIELVKKKLEMGNETVLTIAKTVDAKDVRTSQHSERVAEYSVLIAKELGFDEKSCEDLKRAALLHDIGKIGIPDRILNKPGKLTDEEYGIMKSHVTKGAEILKSFTIVDHVEEGALYHHERYDGKGYVHGLKGEEIPINARIIGIADTFDAMTVNRVYRKQLDMTYVIQELKNGRGTQFDPGLVDVMLGLIDNGKIDICSLYKEHAHADHSREKEEE
- a CDS encoding cyclodeaminase/cyclohydrolase family protein — encoded protein: MEHQTNSCFTDYSCKDFITVLSGKSPVPGGGGAAALAGAIGIALGNMVGSLTVGKKTYAAVEEDIIQCKKKADDITARLLVLVEKDAKAFEPLSAAYGMPKSTPEEIEKKAEVMEAALVGACEVPLEIMRTCAEAIDLIETFAEKGSKIAISDAGVGATLLKSALQGASLNIYINTKSMADKEAATSYNKEADMLREKYEKKADEIFQSVCNKIR
- a CDS encoding bifunctional 5,10-methylenetetrahydrofolate dehydrogenase/5,10-methenyltetrahydrofolate cyclohydrolase, which translates into the protein MAKLLSGKEVTASLNEEIRKKVETLNAHQITPKLGIIRIGEREDDISYERGATKRCETLGVSYEKFLLPENASEEMVLNTIAQVNEADDIHGVLLFRPLPRHLDENKIINALAAEKDIDGITDRSMASVFLGKQGGFAPCTPSACMKILDHYSIDCTGKKAVVIGRSPVVGKPAAMMLLQKNATVTICHTKTTDMPSVVKEADIVIVAAGRAGVIDAKYLRAGQTVIDVGINVNEEGKLCGDVNFVDAEPLVDAITPVPGGVGSVTTSVLIEHVVDAALLKAGLDIL